One Drechmeria coniospora strain ARSEF 6962 chromosome 01, whole genome shotgun sequence genomic region harbors:
- a CDS encoding putative L-alanine-DL-glutamate epimerase and related enzymes of enolase superfamily gives MLTAYSMKYYCTNVDSIERWIDIWLCSQDRLEAVLEIEKEITITGFRSRDVRFPTSLDGTGSDAMNVACDYSAAYCILETDTRYSGHGMTFTIGRGNDIVCAAINHVARRLRGRTLSSLVANMGETWRHLVSDSQLRWIGPEKGVIHLALGAVVNALWDLWAKVLAKPVWRIVVDMGPEEFVRCIDFRYILDAITPEEAVDMLRGEEGSKADRLRDALNSRAVPAYTTSAGWLGYGDDKMKSLLRATLDQGYRHFKLKVGGSVEDDRRRLSLARQVIGYDDGNVLMVDANQVWSVPDAIAHMRQLADFKPWFIEEPTSPDDILGHRTIREALKPYGIGVATGEMCQNRVVFKQLLMAGAIDVCQIDACRLGGVNEVLAVLLMAKKYGVPVVPHSGGVGLPEYTQHLSTIDYVVVSGKRSVLEHVDHLHEHFLHPSIIKDGYYKTPTEPGYSVEMKAESMERYAYPGEVGVSWWTSDEAKTILDGEKV, from the exons ATGCTTACAGCGTACAGTATGAAGTACTACTGCACCAATGTCGATTCTATCGAACGCTGGATCGACATCTGGCTTTGCAGTCAAGACCGTCTCGAGGCTGTTCTC GAAATTGAAAAGGAAATCACCATCACCGGATTCCGGTCCCGCGATGTGCGGTTCCCAACGTCGCTCGACGGAACGGGCTCCGACGCCATGAACGTCGCCTGCGACTACTCGGCTGCGTACTGCATCCTCGAGACCGATACAAGGTACTCGGGTCACGGAATG ACCTTCACCATCGGCCGCGGCAACGACATTGTCTGCGCCGCCATCAACCACGTCGCTCGGCGCCTCCGTGGCAGGACGCTgtcctcgctcgtcgccaacATGGGAGAGACGTGGCGCCACCTCGTCTCCGACAGCCAGCTGCGGTGGATCGGGCCTGAAAAGGGCGTCATacacctcgccctcggcgccgtcgtcaacgcACTCTGGGACCTCTGGGCCAAGGTGCTCGCCAAGCCCGTCtggcgcatcgtcgtcgacatgggcCCCGAGGAATTCGTCCGCTGCATCGACTTCCGCTACATACTCGACGCCATCACGCccgaggaagccgtcgacaTGCTGCGGGGCGAGGAGGGTAGCAAGGCCGACCGGCTGCGCGACGCGCTCAACAGCCGTGCGGTGCCCGCCTACACGACGAGCGCCGGCTGGCTCGGCTACGGAGACGACAAGATGAAGTCGCTTCTACGCGCCACCCTGGACCAAGGCTATCGGCACTTCAAGCTCaaggtcggcggcagcgtcgaaGACGACCGTCGGAGGCTGTCCCTCGCCCGGCAAGTCATCGgatacgacgacggcaatgtTCTCATGGTCGACGCCAACCAGGTCTGGTCGGTGCCTGACGCCATCGCCCACATGCGGCAGCTCGCGGACTTCAAACCCTGGTTCATCGAGGAGCCGACATCGCCCGACGACATCCTCGGCCACCGGACGATCCGCGAGGCCCTCAAACCGTACGGCATCGGGGTTGCGACGGGCGAGATGTGCCAGAACCGAGTCGTTTTCAAGCAGCTGCTCATGGCCGGCGCCATTGACGTCTGCCAGATCGACGCCTgtcgtctcggcggcgtcaacgaggtcctcgccgtcctgctcATGGCCAAGAAGTACGGCGTCCCGGTTGTGCCGCATTCCGGAGGCGTTGGCCTGCCCGAGTACACGCAGCACCTCAGCACAATCGACTACGTTGTCGTCAGTGGCAAGCGATCGGtcctcgagcacgtcgaccACCTGCACGAGCATTTCCTgcacccatccatcatcaAGGATGGATACTACAAGACGCCGACCGAGCCGGGGTACAGCGTTGAGATGAAAGCGGAGAGCATGGAGCGATATGCGTACCCGGGAGAAGTAGGCGTCAGCTGGTGGACGAGTGACGAGGCAAAGACGATCCTGGACGGCGAAAAGGTGTAG
- a CDS encoding glycosyltransferase family 76: MRFGRSTMSLDATLFNVSRPIQSLTALFVGWKAVLLAFALGAVIGPDYDTSTSLFFDRLYGNKTRVSPLAASLTRWDALYFVQHARQGYVFEQQWAFGAAMPGLVRALVSLIPSWMADGNGVALEPLVAIALAHLAHLTAVLALYRLTMILSAERKLAFVASALHIFSPAGIFLSAPYAESPFAGLTFIGNVLFALSIKNRSDPLARSVLIVGAGIVFGLATAFRSNGLGSGVLFAVSAVHGLAALARERTVANLMGLAAAGIGGLCVAAGSALPQFVAWKRYCDDALPELGPRPWCSRTIPSIYTFVQEEYWNVGFLHYWRTSHIPLFFVAAPMLAVLIKSGVDTMRDPLRCLRLVPFGGGTGEDYRVFVRTLAATQTAVALLAITNYHVQIINRMSSGYPVWYWWVARCLVDEKRQAWGRRIFVFIVMYAGIQGGLFASFLPPA, from the exons ATGCGATTCGGCCGCAGCACCATGTCGCTCGATGCCACCCTCTTCAACGTCTCCCGGCCGATCCAATCGCTGACGGCCCTCTTCGTCGGCTGGAAGGCCGTCCTGCTCGCCTTCGCTCTCGGTGCCGTCATCGGGCCCGACTACGACACATCAACTTCGCTCTTCTTCGACCGGCTCTACGGAAACAAGACGCGCGtctcgccgctcgccgccagcctCACGCGATGGGACGCGTTGTATTTCGTCCAGCACGCCCGCCAAGGCTACGTCTTTGAGCAGCAATGGGCCTTTGGTGCCGCCATGCCCGGCCTTGtccgcgccctcgtctcTCTCATCCCCTCGTGGATGGcggacggcaacggcgttGCCCTCGagcccctcgtcgccataGCCTTGGCCCACCTCGCCCACCTCACCGCCGTGCTCGCCCTCTACCGGCTCACCATGATCCTCTCGGCGGAAAGGAAGCTCGCCTTCGTTGCGTCGGCGCTGCACATCTTTTCGCCCGCCGGCATCTTCCTCTCGGCCCCCTACGCCGAAAGCCCGTTCGCGGGCCTCACCTTCATCGGAAACGTGCTCTTCGCGCTGAGCATCAAGAATAGGAGCGATCCGCTGGCGCGATCcgtcctcatcgtcggcgccggcatcgtcttTGGCCTCGCCACGGCCTTCCGCTCCAACGGCCTCGGAAGCGGCGTGCTGTTCGCCGTCAGCGCCGTCCACGGCCTGGCCGCCCTCGCGCGGGAGCGGACGGTGGCCAACCTCATGGGCTTGGCCGCAGCCGGAATCGGCGGTCTCTGCGTCGCGGCTGGGTCGGCGCTGCCGCAGTTCGTGGCGTGGAAGCGGTACTGCGACGACGCGCTGCCCGAACTCGGTCCGCGGCCATGGTGCTCGCGAACGATACCGAGCATCTACACCTTTGTTCAGGAGGAGTACTG GAACGTCGGCTTCCTGCACTACTGGCGCACCAGCCATATACCgctcttcttcgtcgccgcgccgATGCTCGCGGTGCTCATTAAGTCGGGCGTCGACACGATGCGCGATCCCCTCCGCTGCCTACGCCTGGTCcccttcggcggcggcaccggcgaggACTACCGCGTGTTTGTGCGCACGCTGGCGGCCACCCAGACGGCCGTGGCGCTGCTTGCCATCACCAACTACCACGTCCAGATCATCAACCGCATGTCCTCCGGGTACCCCGTGTGGTACTGGTGGGTGGCGAGGTGCCTGGTGGACGAGAAGCGGCAGGCATGGGGACGACGCATcttcgtcttcatcgtcatGTACGCCGGCATCCAGGGCGGCCTGTTTGCCTCCTTTCTACCGCCCGCATAG